Sequence from the Actinomycetota bacterium genome:
CGTGCCTTGGCGGCCTACGAACAGGGTCGGGCTGGCAAGGCCAAAGCACGGAAGGTCGGCTTCCCGAGGCGCAAACGCAAAGGTCGCTGCCGCGAGAGCTTCCGACTCCGCAATAAGGCGGGCAGCGGCGGCGCCTGCTCGATCCGGGTCGGGGACGGCCATCCCCGCTCCGTGACCCTGCCCAGGATCGGCATGGTTCGTGTACATGACGACACCCGTCGGCTGCGGCGACTGCTTCGTCCCGACTCTAGAGACGATCCTGAGACCGAAAGGTCGGTGGTGGCGCCGCGGGCTAGGATCCTGTTCGCGACCTGTCGTCGGCATGGCGCTGGCTGGTTCATCAGCCTCAATATCGACGCGCCTGATTTCCACCCTCAGCGCCGTCACCCATCCCGCCCTGGCGACGACCATGGTGGGTTTGTCGGGGTGGACCGTGGCCTTTCCGCTTTCGCCGTGGCGGCCACCGCCACCGGAACAGAGGTTGGCCGCTTCACGGCACCTAAGAGCCGGTTTCAATACCGGCTTGGGTCTGTGTGAGGATCTCGGCCCATGACCGTTGAGGAGCTTGTTCCCGATGGATTGTGGGCCGAGATCGCGCCGCTGCTGCCGGCTCCGCCGCCTCGCCCCAGGGGTGGCCGCCGGCGGGTGCCCTACCGCAACGTGGTCGCGGGGATCGTCTATGTGCTGCGGACCGGGGTGCCCTGGCGGTACGTCCCCGCCCGGGAGCTGGGCTGTGGCAGCGGGGTGACCTGTTGGCGGCGGCTGGTGGAGTGGCAGCAGGCCGGGGTGTGGGAGCTGCTGCACGCTCGGCTGTTGGAGCGCGCCAATGCCGCGGGTGGGCTGGACTGGTCGGCGGCCAGCGCCGACAGCACCAGCGTGCGGGCCAAGCGTGGGGGGAACTGATCGGCGCCAATCCCACCGATCGCGGCAAGCCGGGCTCCAAGTACCACCTGATCGTGGACGGCGCTGGGCTGCCGTTGGCCGCGCTGGTGTCGGCGGCCAACACCCATGACTCGCGGCTGCTGGTGGCGTTGGTGGACCGGGTCGGGCCGGTGCGAGGACGGATCGGCCGGCCACGGCGGCGTCCTGAGCGGCTGTACGCCGACAAGGCCTACGACTTCTCACGCTGCCGACAGGCGCTGCGGGCGCGTGGCATCACCGCTCGGATCGCCCACCGTGGGATGGAGTCCAGCAGGCGGCTGGGTCGCCAGCGCTGGAAGGTGGAGCGGACCATCGCCTGGCTGCTGGAGCATCGCCGCCTCCAGGTCCGCTATGAGCGGCTGGCCGTG
This genomic interval carries:
- a CDS encoding transposase; the encoded protein is MRHTTFRFALDPTPAQAGMLARHAGASRFAYNQCLRLVTDALQKKAGDPTIAVPWSGFDLINTFNAWKRSEAAGRSFLAAPDGIITKQATGLVWRHEVSAQVFEEAAVDLGRALAAYEQGRAGKAKARKVGFPRRKRKGRCRESFRLRNKAGSGGACSIRVGDGHPRSVTLPRIGMVRVHDDTRRLRRLLRPDSRDDPETERSVVAPRARILFATCRRHGAGWFISLNIDAPDFHPQRRHPSRPGDDHGGFVGVDRGLSAFAVAATATGTEVGRFTAPKSRFQYRLGSV
- a CDS encoding IS5 family transposase (programmed frameshift), which gives rise to MTVEELVPDGLWAEIAPLLPAPPPRPRGGRRRVPYRNVVAGIVYVLRTGVPWRYVPARELGCGSGVTCWRRLVEWQQAGVWELLHARLLERANAAGGLDWSAASADSTSVRAKRGGNLIGANPTDRGKPGSKYHLIVDGAGLPLAALVSAANTHDSRLLVALVDRVGPVRGRIGRPRRRPERLYADKAYDFSRCRQALRARGITARIAHRGMESSRRLGRQRWKVERTIAWLLEHRRLQVRYERLAVVLEGLLQLACALMCWRTLRTIKEGV